In a single window of the Penaeus monodon isolate SGIC_2016 chromosome 3, NSTDA_Pmon_1, whole genome shotgun sequence genome:
- the LOC119596624 gene encoding uncharacterized protein LOC119596624 isoform X1, with product MAGKKVLHPNRAMRDVKHFPFLKNILPPEYDYYVEAYKEYEGHEEEKRFSANFRISRSEATKDSMRRWLEEFCSHSLTTYRIERTYPTETKWFIYRVDLRCHHNTKPTSHKRVRTPHKKHTACPAKMTIKIRQNKLSRRKSSELHLKTHPVEVMLYHLHNHLTQRRCALQFRDPDSALVKKFRMMYHAGYKPATALKIHKRDIHMEYEDDYCTALEDRALCPDVNWCYRQYYLTCKGEKSLNILESKTNSLEEFVREYNMQCNETCAAMKLLNDENTDVIIALVTPLMKHCHKGLAQTGKLIIIDSNSIEFLKCRIYLLMTHSGFGGIPVGILITSSDSTNVLHQALDLYMDLLSDQAFAGRGNLGPEIILTEDCYVQRHALAAKFCDTTLLICPYHVIQSAWECLCHSQSGIEPGSRQELFGMVKDMVLAQTVSDLEEKYKNITSVQTHYPLKFFSHMEDLYKRRNEWALCLQGDLMNQIYSFTSVAEIMESLKDKMLKQTKACTMVQLLEFLTTDLNTYYTKKLQCIVEGQFDVPFLQRYMQEKKMMDTLEIVPFFKIKNAATGECFDVDMSLGLCSCSVGVSGEPCKHQYALTQKLDVGNLLMKPVIDSRTRDEIARIYSQTQDKKFRNDTVKKIEECSEKLEKIGEKGSLELTNDTSVHCEKSVESKEASIGRIDDLEKLSDNKATADVSPCLICSGIPSSQAHFLRCSHNVQLVCGTCRMDSNNSEQEQHGFQKHTSEEQCGSEVHGKGNTGCDSLRKHSLYQSTNSSHENEQCGKHFKNRNRIARHRCKKDKKCICSNCQKPYIKERHLITQLHKTFKTFDTETNIEVKSYPYPNDHHHKQKVIIINADEPSAPPAINDLEESGCSYVSF from the exons ATGGCGGGGAAGAAAGTACTACATCCTAACCGGGCAATGAGAGATGTtaaacattttccatttttaaag AATATTCTTCCGCCAGAATATGACTATTACGTTGAAGCTTACAAAGAGTATGAAGGCCATGAGGAAGAGAAACGTTTCAGTGCCAACTTTCGAATATCAAGATCAGAAGCAACAAAAGACAGTATGAGGCGATGGTTGGAAGAATTTTGCAGCCACTCACTGACTACATATAGAATTGAAAGAACATATCCGACAGAAACCAAGTGGTTCATATACAGG gtTGATTTGAGATGTCATCATAATACAAAACCAACAAGCCACAAAAGGGTCCGTACACCTCATAAAAAGCACACAGCCTGTCCTGCGAAAATGACGATCAAGATAAGACAAAATAAACTCAGTAGAAG AAAGAGCAGTGAGCTTCACCTGAAGACTCATCCTGTTGAAGTGATGCTCTATCACCTTCATAATCATCTCACCCAAAGGAGATGTGCCCTTCAGTTTCGGGATCCAGATTCAGCCCTCGTGAAAAAATTTAGGATGATGTACCATGCTGGTTATAAGCCTGCTACTGCTCTCAAGATTCACAAAAGGGATATACACATGGAGTATGAGGATGATTACTGTACTGCTCTAGAGGACAGAGCATTATGCCCAGATGTGAATTGGTGTTATAGGCAGTACTACTTAACATGCAAGGGAGAGAAAAGTCTCAATATTTTAGAGAGTAAAACAAATTCATTGGAAGAATTTGTACGTGAGTATAATATGCAGTGCAATGAAACATGTGCAGCAATGAAGCTGCTGAATGATGAAAATACAGATGTTATTATTGCTTTAGTTACACCTTTGATGAAGCATTGCCATAAAGGTTTAGCACAGACAGGGAAGCTAATAATTATTGATAGCAACAGTATAGAATTTCTGAAATGCAGGATTTATCTTCTGATGACACACAGTGGTTTTGGTGGAATTCCAGTAGGTATTCTCATAACTTCATCAGACAGCACTAATGTTTTACATCAGGCTCTAGATTTATATATGGACTTGTTATCTGATCAGGCTTTTGCTGGACGTGGTAACCTTGGACCAGAAATCATACTGACAGAAGATTGTTATGTTCAACGTCACGCcttagcagcaaaattttgtgatACTACCTTATTAATTTGCCCGTATCATGTGATTCAATCAGCCTGGGAATGTCTGTGCCACAGTCAATCTGGCATTGAACCTGGTAGCAGGCAAGAACTATTTGGCATGGTTAAGGATATGGTTTTGGCACAAACTGTTTCTGACCTTgaggaaaaatataagaatatcacATCAGTACAAACTCATTatcctttaaagtttttttcccacATGGAGGACTTGTATAAAAGAAGGAATGAATGGGCTCTGTGTCTTCAAGGTGATTTGATGAACCAAATATATAGTTTCACAAGTGTTGCTGAAATAATGGAATCTCTGAAGGACAAAATGCTGAAGCAAACAAAAGCATGCACAATGGTTCAGCTTCTTGAATTTTTAACTACTGATttgaatacatattatacaaaaaaattacagtGCATTGTAGAAGGTCAGTTTGATGTGCCATTTTTACAACGCTATATGCaggagaagaaaatgatggaTACCCTAGAAATTGTCCCTTTCTTTAAAATCAAAAATGCAGCAACGGGTGAATGCTTTGATGTAGACATGAGTTTAGGTTTATGCTCCTGCTCAGTTGGTGTCTCAGGTGAACCCTGCAAACACCAATATGCTTTAACTCAGAAACTTGATGTAGGTAACCTTTTGATGAAACCAGTTATAGATTCAAGAACAAGAGATGAAATAGCCAGAATATACAGCCAGACTCAGGATAAAAAGTTCAGAAATGATACTGTAAAGAAAATTGAAGAGTGCAGTGAAAAACTGGAGAAAATAGGTGAAAAAGGGAGCTTGGAATTAACAAATGATACCAGTGTTCATTGTGAGAAATCTGTAGAATCAAAAGAAGCCAGTATAGGAAGAATTGATGATCTTGAAAAATTATCTGATAATAAAGCTACTGCTGATGTGTCACCATGTCTAATATGTAGTGGGATCCCATCTTCACAAGCCCATTTCCTGAGATGCAGTCACAATGTACAATTAGTCTGTGGGACTTGTAGAATGGATTCAAATAACTCAGAACAAGAGCAGCATGGTTTTCAGAAACATACCAGCGAAGAGCAATGTGGAAGTGAGGTACATGGAAAAGGTAACACTGGTTGTGATTCTTTGAGAAAACATTCATTATATCAAAGTACAAATAGTTCACATGAAAATGAACAATGTGGAAAACATTTTAAGAATAGGAATAGAATTGCTAGACATAGatgtaaaaaggataaaaaatgtatttgttcAAACTGTCAAAAGCCTTATATAAAAGAAAGACACTTAATAACTCAACTGCATAAaactttcaaaacttttgatactgAAACCAATATTGAAGTAAAAAGTTACCCTTACCCAAATGATCATCATCACAAACAGAAGGTTATCATAATTAATGCAGATGAGCCATCAGCACCACCAGCTATTAATGACCTTGAAGAGAGTGGTTGCTCCTATGTATCTTTTTAA
- the LOC119596624 gene encoding uncharacterized protein LOC119596624 isoform X2, with protein sequence MRRWLEEFCSHSLTTYRIERTYPTETKWFIYRVDLRCHHNTKPTSHKRVRTPHKKHTACPAKMTIKIRQNKLSRRKSSELHLKTHPVEVMLYHLHNHLTQRRCALQFRDPDSALVKKFRMMYHAGYKPATALKIHKRDIHMEYEDDYCTALEDRALCPDVNWCYRQYYLTCKGEKSLNILESKTNSLEEFVREYNMQCNETCAAMKLLNDENTDVIIALVTPLMKHCHKGLAQTGKLIIIDSNSIEFLKCRIYLLMTHSGFGGIPVGILITSSDSTNVLHQALDLYMDLLSDQAFAGRGNLGPEIILTEDCYVQRHALAAKFCDTTLLICPYHVIQSAWECLCHSQSGIEPGSRQELFGMVKDMVLAQTVSDLEEKYKNITSVQTHYPLKFFSHMEDLYKRRNEWALCLQGDLMNQIYSFTSVAEIMESLKDKMLKQTKACTMVQLLEFLTTDLNTYYTKKLQCIVEGQFDVPFLQRYMQEKKMMDTLEIVPFFKIKNAATGECFDVDMSLGLCSCSVGVSGEPCKHQYALTQKLDVGNLLMKPVIDSRTRDEIARIYSQTQDKKFRNDTVKKIEECSEKLEKIGEKGSLELTNDTSVHCEKSVESKEASIGRIDDLEKLSDNKATADVSPCLICSGIPSSQAHFLRCSHNVQLVCGTCRMDSNNSEQEQHGFQKHTSEEQCGSEVHGKGNTGCDSLRKHSLYQSTNSSHENEQCGKHFKNRNRIARHRCKKDKKCICSNCQKPYIKERHLITQLHKTFKTFDTETNIEVKSYPYPNDHHHKQKVIIINADEPSAPPAINDLEESGCSYVSF encoded by the exons ATGAGGCGATGGTTGGAAGAATTTTGCAGCCACTCACTGACTACATATAGAATTGAAAGAACATATCCGACAGAAACCAAGTGGTTCATATACAGG gtTGATTTGAGATGTCATCATAATACAAAACCAACAAGCCACAAAAGGGTCCGTACACCTCATAAAAAGCACACAGCCTGTCCTGCGAAAATGACGATCAAGATAAGACAAAATAAACTCAGTAGAAG AAAGAGCAGTGAGCTTCACCTGAAGACTCATCCTGTTGAAGTGATGCTCTATCACCTTCATAATCATCTCACCCAAAGGAGATGTGCCCTTCAGTTTCGGGATCCAGATTCAGCCCTCGTGAAAAAATTTAGGATGATGTACCATGCTGGTTATAAGCCTGCTACTGCTCTCAAGATTCACAAAAGGGATATACACATGGAGTATGAGGATGATTACTGTACTGCTCTAGAGGACAGAGCATTATGCCCAGATGTGAATTGGTGTTATAGGCAGTACTACTTAACATGCAAGGGAGAGAAAAGTCTCAATATTTTAGAGAGTAAAACAAATTCATTGGAAGAATTTGTACGTGAGTATAATATGCAGTGCAATGAAACATGTGCAGCAATGAAGCTGCTGAATGATGAAAATACAGATGTTATTATTGCTTTAGTTACACCTTTGATGAAGCATTGCCATAAAGGTTTAGCACAGACAGGGAAGCTAATAATTATTGATAGCAACAGTATAGAATTTCTGAAATGCAGGATTTATCTTCTGATGACACACAGTGGTTTTGGTGGAATTCCAGTAGGTATTCTCATAACTTCATCAGACAGCACTAATGTTTTACATCAGGCTCTAGATTTATATATGGACTTGTTATCTGATCAGGCTTTTGCTGGACGTGGTAACCTTGGACCAGAAATCATACTGACAGAAGATTGTTATGTTCAACGTCACGCcttagcagcaaaattttgtgatACTACCTTATTAATTTGCCCGTATCATGTGATTCAATCAGCCTGGGAATGTCTGTGCCACAGTCAATCTGGCATTGAACCTGGTAGCAGGCAAGAACTATTTGGCATGGTTAAGGATATGGTTTTGGCACAAACTGTTTCTGACCTTgaggaaaaatataagaatatcacATCAGTACAAACTCATTatcctttaaagtttttttcccacATGGAGGACTTGTATAAAAGAAGGAATGAATGGGCTCTGTGTCTTCAAGGTGATTTGATGAACCAAATATATAGTTTCACAAGTGTTGCTGAAATAATGGAATCTCTGAAGGACAAAATGCTGAAGCAAACAAAAGCATGCACAATGGTTCAGCTTCTTGAATTTTTAACTACTGATttgaatacatattatacaaaaaaattacagtGCATTGTAGAAGGTCAGTTTGATGTGCCATTTTTACAACGCTATATGCaggagaagaaaatgatggaTACCCTAGAAATTGTCCCTTTCTTTAAAATCAAAAATGCAGCAACGGGTGAATGCTTTGATGTAGACATGAGTTTAGGTTTATGCTCCTGCTCAGTTGGTGTCTCAGGTGAACCCTGCAAACACCAATATGCTTTAACTCAGAAACTTGATGTAGGTAACCTTTTGATGAAACCAGTTATAGATTCAAGAACAAGAGATGAAATAGCCAGAATATACAGCCAGACTCAGGATAAAAAGTTCAGAAATGATACTGTAAAGAAAATTGAAGAGTGCAGTGAAAAACTGGAGAAAATAGGTGAAAAAGGGAGCTTGGAATTAACAAATGATACCAGTGTTCATTGTGAGAAATCTGTAGAATCAAAAGAAGCCAGTATAGGAAGAATTGATGATCTTGAAAAATTATCTGATAATAAAGCTACTGCTGATGTGTCACCATGTCTAATATGTAGTGGGATCCCATCTTCACAAGCCCATTTCCTGAGATGCAGTCACAATGTACAATTAGTCTGTGGGACTTGTAGAATGGATTCAAATAACTCAGAACAAGAGCAGCATGGTTTTCAGAAACATACCAGCGAAGAGCAATGTGGAAGTGAGGTACATGGAAAAGGTAACACTGGTTGTGATTCTTTGAGAAAACATTCATTATATCAAAGTACAAATAGTTCACATGAAAATGAACAATGTGGAAAACATTTTAAGAATAGGAATAGAATTGCTAGACATAGatgtaaaaaggataaaaaatgtatttgttcAAACTGTCAAAAGCCTTATATAAAAGAAAGACACTTAATAACTCAACTGCATAAaactttcaaaacttttgatactgAAACCAATATTGAAGTAAAAAGTTACCCTTACCCAAATGATCATCATCACAAACAGAAGGTTATCATAATTAATGCAGATGAGCCATCAGCACCACCAGCTATTAATGACCTTGAAGAGAGTGGTTGCTCCTATGTATCTTTTTAA